A genome region from Arachis duranensis cultivar V14167 chromosome 6, aradu.V14167.gnm2.J7QH, whole genome shotgun sequence includes the following:
- the LOC107495538 gene encoding uncharacterized protein LOC107495538 — MANDNILKREAKSLSVIECATTAAAAATEVETVSAVKCCCCGLVEECTEAYITRVKERYVGRWICGLCGEAVKDERLRSRNKSEDESIMMTMDEAIRSHMKFCQQFRSSISPPNNPTEEFIIAVKNILFRTLDSPRKDSFNGCRPLGRSQSCFSTIQATTTKTTTTTSQDQTLLSE, encoded by the coding sequence ATGGCGAATGATAATATCCTTAAAAGAGAAGCAAAATCACTATCGGTCATTGAGTGTGCGACGACGGCGGCGGCGGCGGCAACGGAGGTGGAGACAGTTTCGGCGGTGAAGTGCTGTTGTTGTGGATTGGTGGAGGAGTGCACGGAGGCGTATATTACGCGCGTGAAGGAGCGCTACGTGGGCCGTTGGATTTGCGGACTTTGTGGTGAGGCAGTGAAGGATGAACGGTTGAGATCAAGGAACAAAAGTGAGGATGAGAGTATTATGATGACAATGGATGAAGCAATTAGAAGTCACATGAAGTTTTGTCAACAATTCAGGTCTTCAATTAGTCCACCCAATAACCCCACTGAGGAATTCATAATTGCAGTGAAGAACATCCTCTTTAGGACATTGGATTCTCCTAGGAAGGACAGTTTCAATGGTTGTAGGCCACTAGGTAGATCCCAAAGTTGCTTCTCAACCATacaagcaacaacaacaaaaactactactactacttctCAAGATCAGACACTTCTTTCTGAGTGA